GAACTTGCCCTTACCGCCAGCAATCAGAATTCAGGAACTTACAGCGGAACCATCACAGTTCCGACAAGCGCTGCCACAGGCACAACACGAATGCGCGTTGCCTTGAAAATGACTACGGGTTGCGGGCACACCGCGCCTGACCCCTGCTTAGTTACCGATGGCGCTTCGGTTGGCTGGCACGGAGAGGTGGAGGACTACACCATTATCGTCATGCCTCCAAGCGGAGTGGTTGAGTATGATGTTACAAACAGCGTGAACATTTTTCCAAATCCGATGACCACCTCAGCGGCTGTAGAAATAAAAAGTAATGTGACGTTGAAAAATGCGGAGTTCGTGTTGTATGATGCTATAGGAAAAGAAGCGGCAAAAATTTCTGTTGCCGATGGCAGCAAATCATTTTCGTTTGACAGAAAAAATCTTGCAGGCGGATTTTATCTTTACAAATTATTTTCAGAGGGCAAAGTGATTGGCACAGGAAAATTGCAAGTTGATTAGGCGAAGAAGGATTTTTTATTTCACTTCTTTCAAAAGCCAATTGGTATATTCTTGGTTGCCATCCGTAATGTCTAATTGAAGAATGCAAGGACAGGAATAACTGTGAAGCGATTTCACTTTTTCAGAAAGTTTCCTGAATACTTTTTTTGTGGTCTTTGTGATGAGAACGGTTTCATTTGCTTCTTCAATTTTTCCTTTCCACCAATACATGGATTGCATGTTATCAAAAATATTTATGCAGGCAGCCCTTATTCCCCCTTCAAAAAGGGGGACAGAAGTTCGCTGCCATACGGAGAAGGTGGTAATTCAGTAACCTGCCTGCGGCAGGCAGGCTCATCCTGTCCTTCGGACATCCCTCTCTTTCAAAAAGAGAGGGAAAGAGGGAGAGTTTCTTTGAAGGTTTTTTTCTGTAAATTTTGTTAATAAGATAATGAAACCTTTTTCTTCTTTTTCCTGTTTCAACAAGCATTAAAACGATTAATAAAAATTTCGCTTTCAGGAAACTTTTATTATTATATTAGGCGGCTTTTTCCTTCAATGCAAAACAGTTCACTAAAAAAATAATCATGAAGAAACTTTACTTCTCTCTCATCGCTTCTATTTTAATTTCAACCTTTGCTTCTTCTCAAACCACCGTTTACGAGGGGTTTGAAAACAACTATCCTCCTGCCGGATGGACCACATCGGGTTCGTTTCCTAATTATTTATTCCGCACCACTTCGGGAACAAATCCAGCGCAGTCGCCTGCTGCCGGCTCGTATGAACTGGAGTGGCAAAGTTACAATGCTACCAATGGCGCAAGCGAGGATCTTATTACTTCCAAGTTTGATTTGAGCGGGCGCGGCTCCAACACTCCGTACATAGGATTTTATTTTTACAGGGATGTTACTGCCTATGATAATTCTTCTTACGATGGCGAAGGCGTGAATGTATATGTGAATGCCAATTCTTCTCTTACAGGCGCAACGTATTTAGGTTTTGTTCCGCGAAGAGGAGGGCAGGCGGCAGGCGGCCCGAATTTTTATTCCGGCACAACTACCACTGGAGTTAGCGGATGGTTTCAGTATTTCTTTACTGTTCCTTCTGCTTTTTCTTCCTGTTCCAACTATATCATTTTTGATTTTCAAAGCAAATTCGGAAACAATTGTTTCATGGATTATGTGCAGTACGATACGTATCCTTCCGGTCCGGTGCTGAGTTTTTCCATTAATCCTGATACTACCTGCATGGGAAAGCCGGTTACATTTACAAACACCTCTACGAATAATTGCAGCGTTGACCATTACATCTATTATTTTGGCGATGGCGGTTCCACTACTGTTTACAATACAAACCCTGTAGCGCATACCTACACGTATCAGAATACATTTTCTCCCAGCATGACGGCTTATGATATCAACAGTAATTCAATGGGAAGTTATTATTCGCCAACAACGGTATATGTGCGGCAAGGTTCCAGCGGAAATTTTATGATGTCGAAAGATACCATTTGCCCGGGCGAGGTGGTGAATTTTGACCCGCAGGGAAATCCCAGTCCGTTTACATGGAAGTTCAGCGATGGATACACTACAACACAATGGATGTTTCAGCGAACAATTTCCACGCTTGGAAGCGACACCGTGCGGCTGGTATTTAACACGCCCTGCGGAAAAGATAGCATTACAAGAATACTCCACGTGTTAAACACCATTCAGCCGAATTCGAATTTCACTTCTTATCCCGATTCCGCCTGCAAGAACGTAAATGTTTCTTTTAATCCGGTTGAATATACCGGAACTCATTCATGGAATTTTGGCGATGGAAAAACTTCCACGCTGCAGAACCCCACGCATTCTTATACTGCAACCGGCACTTACACCGTAACGCATACGCTTACCAACCTCTGCAACAACACAACTTCTTTTTCGAAAGTGGTAAAAATTGTAAGTTCTATTTTTCCTTCTGTTGATTTTGGTTTCAATCCCAATACTCCTGTTTGTCCGGGCATTCAGTTTAGTTTTAATTCATGGAATTATGACGGTCCCACGTGGTCGTGGAATTTCGGAGATGGAAATACAGCAACGGGAACTCAGCCAAAGCATACCTACACCGTTGCCGGAACTTATTCCGTAGTGCATACGGTAACCAATCAATGCGGAAACAGCACTTCCAAAACGTACACGCTTTCTGTTGACGGCACGCAGATTCCGAATAATAATTTTTCCTTTTATCCTAATCCTGCCTGCCCCGGAGATTTGATATACTTTTACGGGCAGGAGCAATACGGGAAAACTTTCTTCTGGAAATTCGGAGATGGAAATACTTCTTCCATTCAGAGCCCAAGCCATAAGTATGCTTCCCCCGGAAATTATGCGATAACCTATACCGTAACAAATTTTTGCAACAATTCCGCTACCAAAACCGATACAATTCATGTCAAGAGTTCGAACCCGCTTACCGTGTCGAATAATTTTAATGTGTATCCCACTCCTGCCTGCGCCACCCAGCCGCTTACGTTTGATTTCGGCACGTATGGCTTTTCGAAATATATTTTTCACTATGGCGATGGCATTATTGATACCGTTTCCAATGCCACTATAATGCATAGTTACGCCTCGCCCGGAACCTATACGGCTACTGCTACGGCTGTGAACAACTGCGGAAACGATACGACCTTTGCAAGAGTAGTTACCATCAGCAGCAGCATTCCATTTCCGAATTCGATAAACCTCGGAGTAAGTTCATCTCTTGTTTGTCCCACTGAAAATGTAAACTTTTACGGACCATGGGGGTATCCTTCTTATCAATGGAACATGGGCGATGGAAGCCCCGCCTTCAATTCCAATAACAATTCTATAAATTATAGTTACAGCGCCACCGGAACGTATACCGCTTCGGTGAAGTGCACAAATTACTGCGGGCAGGACTCCACGGTTTTTGCTACGGTAATTGTAAACAACAGCACAAGTTTCTGCAACAGTTGTTCTTTATATACGAACGGAGGAACTGCTTGTCCTAATTCGTCAGTTTATTTAAGCGCTTCTTCCGGCTATGCGTGGTATCATTGGAAATTTGGAGACGGAGATTCGCTGTCCACTTCAAATTATAATCCAACGCATACGTATACCGCTGTCGGAACGTATAATTACTCGGTAACCATTACCAACTTTTGCGGAATAGATACTACGTTGTTTGGAACCGTAACCATTGATAATACTATTCCTGTTCCAAATTGGTTATGGCTCAATATTTATCCGAACATTGTTTGCCCTAACCAGATGGTGCAGTTCAACACGGATAATTCATACGCATCTTATCTTTGGAATTTCGGTGATGGAGTAAGCGCGAATGGAACCGGCAATGCCGCACATACCTATACTGCTGGTGGAACTTACAATATAAGTGTGGTGGTTGGAAACACCTGCGGCAATACCGCCACGTTGCAGGGAACTGTTACGGTAGATACGGCTGCAACCTTTCCCGGATGGATGAGCATGGGTGCATCTGACCCCGCATGCCCCAACAGTCCGGTGAATCTTTCCACGCTGGCTGGTTATGCTTCTTATCAATGGGATTTTGGTGACGGAAGCCAAACCATTACCACTTCCACCGAGCAGGTCATGCACTCCTATACTGCTACAGGAAGTTATTACGCATCGGTTTTTGTAACCAACTCCTGCGGAAAAACAGTTACGCTTTATAAAAATATTACCATCAACAACAGCCAGACAATTTCATGGCTTGATATTTATTTACCTAATAATCCTGCCTGCCCGGGTGATGTGGTGATGATGAATCCGCAAATAGGAGCGGGCAATGGGTTAACAGGAATTACTTTCTCGTGGGATTACGGTGACGGAAGTCCGCTCGATACAACCATTGGCACAGGAACTTCGCATACCTATACTGCAGCGGGAGTTTACAATGTTGTGTTAACGGCACAAAATACATGCGGCAATTCAAAAGTTACCGGCAAACTGGTAACCATCAATAACACTTCTTCGCCTCAGTTAAATCCATGGAACTTCGGAATCATGCCGAACAATAATCCCACAAGCACGGTTTGCCCCGGAGATGTGCTGGTGTTTTATTTCGAAGGAATAGACCCGAACAACTTATGGAATTTCGGAGACGGCAATACCGGAGTTGCAACAGATATTTTTGTGCGAAGCGATGGAGTTACTGTTACCACCATTAAACATGCCTATGCAAATACCGGAAGTTATAATTACACGCTCACGCTCGGCAATCATTGCAATAAAAATACTTCGCTCACAAAATCACTCAGCGTTACATCCAATCTTCTGGTGAGCGGAGGATTCATGATTTCTCCTCCTGCGAGCGTGCTCG
The nucleotide sequence above comes from Bacteroidota bacterium. Encoded proteins:
- a CDS encoding divalent-cation tolerance protein CutA, which produces MYWWKGKIEEANETVLITKTTKKVFRKLSEKVKSLHSYSCPCILQLDITDGNQEYTNWLLKEVK
- a CDS encoding T9SS type A sorting domain-containing protein, with translation MNKFMALHPDIFFGTQLFFASLIGISSTSAFSQTWCTPPTCSPFPCAGINTYGSTSPVITNVTFNTINRTTTTSQKELYVNTGISTTVTKGQAYNFSMTYSMDPPVCPTHELRVWIDWNIDLDFADAGELALTASNQNSGTYSGTITVPTSAATGTTRMRVALKMTTGCGHTAPDPCLVTDGASVGWHGEVEDYTIIVMPPSGVVEYDVTNSVNIFPNPMTTSAAVEIKSNVTLKNAEFVLYDAIGKEAAKISVADGSKSFSFDRKNLAGGFYLYKLFSEGKVIGTGKLQVD
- a CDS encoding PKD domain-containing protein codes for the protein MKKLYFSLIASILISTFASSQTTVYEGFENNYPPAGWTTSGSFPNYLFRTTSGTNPAQSPAAGSYELEWQSYNATNGASEDLITSKFDLSGRGSNTPYIGFYFYRDVTAYDNSSYDGEGVNVYVNANSSLTGATYLGFVPRRGGQAAGGPNFYSGTTTTGVSGWFQYFFTVPSAFSSCSNYIIFDFQSKFGNNCFMDYVQYDTYPSGPVLSFSINPDTTCMGKPVTFTNTSTNNCSVDHYIYYFGDGGSTTVYNTNPVAHTYTYQNTFSPSMTAYDINSNSMGSYYSPTTVYVRQGSSGNFMMSKDTICPGEVVNFDPQGNPSPFTWKFSDGYTTTQWMFQRTISTLGSDTVRLVFNTPCGKDSITRILHVLNTIQPNSNFTSYPDSACKNVNVSFNPVEYTGTHSWNFGDGKTSTLQNPTHSYTATGTYTVTHTLTNLCNNTTSFSKVVKIVSSIFPSVDFGFNPNTPVCPGIQFSFNSWNYDGPTWSWNFGDGNTATGTQPKHTYTVAGTYSVVHTVTNQCGNSTSKTYTLSVDGTQIPNNNFSFYPNPACPGDLIYFYGQEQYGKTFFWKFGDGNTSSIQSPSHKYASPGNYAITYTVTNFCNNSATKTDTIHVKSSNPLTVSNNFNVYPTPACATQPLTFDFGTYGFSKYIFHYGDGIIDTVSNATIMHSYASPGTYTATATAVNNCGNDTTFARVVTISSSIPFPNSINLGVSSSLVCPTENVNFYGPWGYPSYQWNMGDGSPAFNSNNNSINYSYSATGTYTASVKCTNYCGQDSTVFATVIVNNSTSFCNSCSLYTNGGTACPNSSVYLSASSGYAWYHWKFGDGDSLSTSNYNPTHTYTAVGTYNYSVTITNFCGIDTTLFGTVTIDNTIPVPNWLWLNIYPNIVCPNQMVQFNTDNSYASYLWNFGDGVSANGTGNAAHTYTAGGTYNISVVVGNTCGNTATLQGTVTVDTAATFPGWMSMGASDPACPNSPVNLSTLAGYASYQWDFGDGSQTITTSTEQVMHSYTATGSYYASVFVTNSCGKTVTLYKNITINNSQTISWLDIYLPNNPACPGDVVMMNPQIGAGNGLTGITFSWDYGDGSPLDTTIGTGTSHTYTAAGVYNVVLTAQNTCGNSKVTGKLVTINNTSSPQLNPWNFGIMPNNNPTSTVCPGDVLVFYFEGIDPNNLWNFGDGNTGVATDIFVRSDGVTVTTIKHAYANTGSYNYTLTLGNHCNKNTSLTKSLSVTSNLLVSGGFMISPPASVLGYTTCGLINFVAYGGKNFIWDFGDGTILTTLSPTMSHAYVNPGNYTVKVTITNGCGSSATYTQTLIVNGAGGTSVSTASVISPTCHGGSNGSATALVSGGQPPYNYTWYDNLNQIISTNVSAGNLSSGTYTIIVTDNNGCAGNTSVTLNNPAAITFSVSTTKASCGGTNGTASVSSIANGTSPYTYSWSTGQTTASASGFAMGTYAVTILDANGCSSTSAVSISENGAVLSLSSTTSVTCNGGANGAVNINATGGNPPYAFAWSNGATTQNINTLAAGSYSVVVTDNAGCKSSLSATVSQPSAIVVNPTTTQAPTCGNFNGSATANVSGGKSPYTYLWDANTGSKTTQTVTGLFAGTYSVTVTDASGCTNKGVVTLSNANAPVVTSVVTPISCNGMNDGAINLSVTGGTSPYGYTWNVAPPNQPNQTNLGPGFYFVTIQDAAGCNTVKSFTITNPSVLAAALSSSAATCSSNGTATASISGGTTPYTYSWSNGATTANITGLAGGNY